The genomic segment attattatttaacTCTAAGTCattcttttttacatttcattttataCAGCCTAAATGCGATGTATAGACAGCCTAAATGTATAGGcatgttattgaagtgttgatgtgctgttgttgttgttgaaatgctagttgaagtgttgttgttgaaatgctagttgaagtgttgttgttgaaatgctagttgaagtgttgttgttgaaatgctagttgaagtgttgttgttgtaatgCTAGTTGAAGTGTTGTTGTTGAAGTGCTGAGCGCTCCTTGCCAGCCTGTAGCGTGTCACAATGCTTCACGATTTATTTCTTAAAATGGCAGGCTATAGCCGAGAAATACCACTAATAATACAGTCTAGGTACGGCTACCTGGCCAGCTCCTGATTCATTTAGACTTAGTATGTTGTTTAATAGCCTGTTATGCATGTGGCATTAAAATTTCAAACTTGTAgcgcagcctctgaatgtcatagaGACAGACCAAAGATAtcccatatgcatcggagtcacgtctttcccCCGGAATTGTTTACAgcttttctgttgttgttgcatAAAACATTGCAGACTTAAGCGTCGTCATAGACTGTTTTATATAATCAAGTCCATTACMTTTTTCCtaaatcttaagctaacaaggggtaggACTATGCTTTAAGCATCAATACCCTCACATACCCCTTCAATTCGAGCCATGGTTTTAACATAACACACCAAGCCCACTGACACTGAGATATTTAAGGAGTGCATGTTGGAATTGGTTGAGAAAAATCTATGGATAGAAGACTATAatttgtctgtcaaacaggtaggcctacctcttttATTTCTTGAAagggaagaaataggctccaacacaaagccctcctGTTGTTAGTAGCCTCAAGTCAAAGTAAAATGAAGACTGTTTAAATGAATTAGGCTTCTCAAATTAGTCTACTTTCAGCACCCATGTCCACCTCCACGGCAGCCGCATCATGGTAATGTAAGTTATGTAAATTACTAGAATAATGGCttatgaggtcaataactctgataaatatctTCATTATGGGCaacaaaatatattgtttttattcaaatcaattatAGGAGTAGCAAGCTTACCTctggtcctccttctcatcttcaaGCTCTTCCTCAAACTGAACAGGACACCAGTAGACTTAGTCCTCCCTCAAACTGAACAGGACACCAGTAGACTTAGTCCTCCCTCAAACTGAACAGGACACCAGTAGACTTTAGTGTCACTCATCAATCTGAACAGGACACAATAAGGCCCTAGTCCTCCCCTAAAACTGACACACAGGGAGCACCAGTAGCGACTTTAGTCCTCCATCGAAAGCTGAAACAGGACACCAGTAGCTTAGCCTTGCCTGCCATCAACTGAACAGGACCACAGTAGGCCTAGTCCTCCCTCAAACTGAACAGGACACCAGTAGCCTAGTCCTCCCCTCAAACTGAACAGGACACCAGTAGCCAGTCCTCCCAAACTGAACAGGACCACATAGGCCTAGTCCTCCCTCAAAGAACAGGACACCAGTAGCGCTAGTCCTCCTCAAACTGAACAGGACACCAGTAGGCTAGTCCTCCTCAAGACCCTGAAAACACCAGTAGCCTAGTCCTCCCTCAAAACTGAACAGGACACCAGTAGGCCTAGTCCTCCATCAAACTGAACAGGATACACAGTAGGCCTAGTCCATGCACACAGATATtgcatattttttacaaataaaaaatattggaagaagcctttgactcgcTTCCTTGAATGTGTTCAGTgtcacacagcacagccattggttaggaaGCACAAAATGGTTTCCATCAGTAAGGCAGGGAAAGCCAGGGCTCATGATAGCCtgtccattgcagtgtgtaatgccaGTGTAGCCAGTTATTATATACATCATCCCAGCAGTGCCAAAAAAACTCAGGAAGGAAGTTACATTTTCTTAGAAATAGTAACTTTTCCCTGTGGCTTCTACGACTATGCTCTGCGTTAACCTAATAATATAGGTATGGATGATTCGTGAGACCAAACTATGTGCTTACTGATATAGAacgcccagcagagaatcagggatgAGGGCATCATCGGGATCTAATAAGCAACTCATTCTCAAACCCTGAGCAATATGGCATTTAATCAATTATAAACCCTGTCCTCTaactgaaattgaaaaaacaTTACCCTCCCCCATTTATCCTCCCGGGTGCGGAAACAAATGTGAATATCGAGCCGTCTCACTAACGAATCATCTTGGGAACGCCTTAGGTCCTAAAGCAAGGAATGCTACATGGCTACCGGAGACGACTAATGGTCCCTAGCTAGGCTACCGTAGAGACGTGTGGGATGATATGGTCTGCCTACTAAAGGCTACCGTAGAGACTGGAATAATGACCCTACTAGAGCTTACCGTAGAGACTGGGATAATGACCTTACCTACTAGGCTACTCCTGTAGATTACTGGGATAATGGCGACCTACGTAGGCTATCGTGTTAAGATGAGTGGGTATCAAATGGCTCCTACTTAGGCTACGTACGAGTACCTGCGACGATAGTGTACGCCTACTATGGCTACCGTAGAGACTGGGAGTACACTGACCGCTACTTAGGTCTTTAACATCTGGTACGCCTATCTTGCGGGAAGATAATTACGACGGCTACTATGAGCCTACCATATCACGTAGTTGATCTGGTATAATATGGCCCTACTAGGAGCTACGTAGTAGGACTTTGGCGATAATGTCCCTACTTAGGCTACCGTAGAGGACTGGGGATTAACAATGCTCGCTGCCTAGCGTCTAGGCTACCGTAGAGCGTCGGTTAATGCGTCTCTTAAACTGAGCCGTACCGATAGGTTCCCTGCCCTAGATCGTGTAAATCCCACAGTAGGCTCTGTAGTGATCCCGACGTAATGGCCCCGTACTATGGCTTACCGCTAGATGAGCTCGGGTCAATAATGACAACCTCCACTAGGCCCTACGTGAGACTGGATAATGGACCTACTAGGCTGACCGGTAGATCTGAGTCTGTTGGATATGAACCCTACTAGCTACCGTAGGAGACTAGGTATAATGGTGCTCCTAGCTAGGCTACCGTTAGAGATGTAAGATAATGGCCCTACTAGGCTACCGTAGAGACTGGGATAATGGCCCTACTAGGCTACCATAGAGACTGGGATAATGGCTCTACTAGGCTATCGTAGAGAATGGGATAATGGCCCTACTAGGCTACCGTAGAGACTGGGATAATGGGCCTACTAGGCTACCGTACAGACTGGGATAATGGCCCTACAGAACATATTGTAATTGAGCATGTTAATCACATGCAGATAATCTCCCACCATGTCTGAATAATGCTGTAATGCCTTTTAGATACTCtgcctgcatcccaaattacaccctattccctatatagtgcactacttttaaagtagtgcactatatagggaatagggtgccattttggacgtccACTGAGTCTCTGCAGAGTTTGCCTCTATTGTTGGAAGCAAACATTGTCCATAAATCACCACATTGTCGTTAATCCGTCTCTACCTCATTGGAAAGCCTGTAAAATCTCCTGGGTTTCAGTTCAGATTCACTAGAAGTAGCCGGGTGACTTGAAGTGCCTGCTGGAGAGggatgaagattttttttacAGCAGGAACAGAAACCCCATCAGCTCTCCACTGACACCCTCAAGCCTGATCTGACGGGCAGCTTTGCGTAGTTTCGGATAGGTGGAATGGCATGGGATTGAGTCCCAAAttgtaccatattccctatatagtgcaccagttggtcaaaagtagtgcactacagtatgtaGGGAACAGGATGCTTTTTGGGACACACAGCAATGCTCACTGAAAGCTTATTTTTAAATGAACCACTCCTGGGGGATTAGTTCAGGGACACAATGCAGTCTGTGTCAAGCTTTTCCCCCCAAAACTCTTCCATTTTCACATATTCATTCTCATCCCTGCCTGTTGGTCTCTCCAGTCCTTTGGTAAATTAGTATCCCTTGAAACCATTGTGTTGTGTCCACACCTGGATCCCATTGACTCCTGCRTTCAGGCCAACGAGACTGTGCCTCTGGGAGTGACTGCAGTAAAACACAATTAAAACCGGCTTGAAGTCGTTTACTcaactccctcacacacacacacattacactaaTTGCAAAGTTCTGTTGGGTTGGGCGACATGTCCTCCCCACCCACCAGCATTTAATGTCTAAAAGTTAATACCGAGTTATAACTAAGTTAATACCGAGTTATAACTAAATTAATACCTAGTTATAGCTAAGTTAATAGCGAGTTATAGCTAAGTTAATACCTAGTTATAGCTAAGCTAATACCGAGCTATAACTAAATTAATACCTAGTTATAGCGAGTTATAACTAAGTTAATACCTAGTTATAGCTAAGTTAATACCGAGTTGACTAAGTCTGTACTCGAGTGACTGCATTATTCCAACAGACTTTAGAAAGTACTCAACAACATTTCAGTCGTGTTTCTAAATACTCCTCCACACATTTCAGCTTTCTCTCTAAATCACAAAACCCTGATCACCCACAGGGTTACATAAGTTGCTGTAGTTTGGTATAACATGATAACTAGATAATACTAAAGGAGAGAATGACTGAGGACTTTGGAGAGCATTTTAAGTAGCATCGTCTGTGACTAATCCGCTGAAAAGGTGATAGACCGATGCCTCAGATTGCTCTTGACCTTTAACCCCTGACATCATGTTGACTGCAGATGGCCAGAGACAtgggtgtgcgtcccaaatggcaatctaacccctacatagtgcactacttttgaccagagccatatgggcccttgtcaaaacaAGTGCACTctagcactatatagggaatagggctctggtctaaagtagtgcactatatagggaatagggctctggtctaaagtagtgtactatatagggaacaggctctggtctaaagtagtgcactatatagggaatagggtgccatttgggacgtatgcTGGTTAATCTCTGCTTGCCAGATGCTAATGCATCRGAGGTAGTAATGGGGCAGCACCTTCTGCCAATGGAAGACAATTTACAGCATCTTCACCGGACAAATCATCTTATGGACGGTTCACAATATTCTTGCTGGCATTGCATCGAACGTAAATCCTTCCAACTGGAGTGACAGATAGCTTAGCAGATAAACAGAACGTGGAAAGTGGGCCAGCACAATTGCCATTGGCTTTTTGGTGATGTAACTCTCACCCCCATGCCCCCCTACCCCTTTCCACATATGTAATCCTCCACCTCCTTGTGATTTTGGCAGGAGAGGGCCCTGGGTCTTGCCTGCTAGCTTTACGAGCTGTTAGAATCGCAGAAGCCATCTTGTAAACAACAAATTAAATGAGAAAAGATCACGAGAGACTGCATAACCTGCCTTGAAGAGACCATAAATCTAatatgggggggggtgggggggagtgggggggggggggttggcctGCTAGAGGAGCGCTGCTTAGAATAATTACGACCTGGGAATTTCTCCTTCCTCCACCCCTCAAGAGGACTGCTCCAACAGGAAGCTATGATGTGAGAGCTGATCTACAGAGGAGGAACTTGTGGTTTTGTAAATGTAGGTGACTGTTATCTAACTCCGAGGATGTCCCCTGTCAAAGTCTTTAGCACAGATTAAAGTAATAGTAGTGGAGAAAGTCGATTGTGATACGAGAGATCCCAAAATGTTGTTCAGACTTCCAATTTTTTGGTCTCATTTGAATCCGTTGTGTAGTGGTAGAGCCTGCTGATTGGCTGCGGTGTTTTGGGACCGGCCTGGGGACAGCTAGGAGGCTCGTTGCTTCACATCCCAGGTTTACATCCTCGAGCTGGGAGGAACAATGAGACGCATAGCCCCTGTCTGGTGAGGAATAGGGTCATCAGTGTTGAGCACAGAAACAGTGATGCCACAAATAACCCAAGTTGAACAAAGGAAACAAggatttttttccattttttttttttaaagctttgtCTTGGTATGTGGGTCTACAGGGCCAGACACAGACAATAATTGTTCTGGCAGACCTACTGATATTGCTTGttaatactgtacatttagaaCACACAAATTGTCACACTGACATGCCATACAAAACAGGCAACactgacaagagagagaaagagagagactgtggcATTGCAAACACAGTGGAGCCTTCTCTCCAcatcagccagtgtgtgtgtgtgtgtggggggggggtcttgtcCTCTAGTGAACCAGACATTTCTTAATCACGTAGTCCCACACACCCCAACTGCATGCAAAAACACTGACCATTTCATTCCACTAAATCAGAGACAGACAGCGTCGACACTGACTGGTCTGTCCTCCATTCCCTCACCTGTATTGGACGGAGGAAGGCTTGAGCCCTCCTCGTAAACActaaggctgcatcccaaatggcaccctattccctatatagaacacTACTTTTAACCCCTATGAGCGCTGGTCGAAAGCAGTACACTACATGTGTAGTgagtatggtgccatttggaacaaacACAAGATGCACTCTgagatgaggcagagagaaaaccaACAGGATGGTAGACATGAGGAAGGGAAGGGTTTCCTCACCGTTGATTACCTGGGGTTGCGTCTCAAAtagcacctattccctataccaGGGtcgccaaccctgttcctggagagctaaaccgtcctgtaggttttatccaaccttgttcctggagagtacctgctgtaggtttttgctcaaccctgttcctggagagctactgtccagtaggttttaactccaaccactgttcctggagagtaccctgtcctgtaggttttaactccaacctgttcctgagaGATACCCTGCTGTAGGTTTTTTGCTCCCAACCCCAGtatgtaactaacctgattcaaccTTATCACACAGCTAATTCTAGAATCGGTACACTAgatagggttggagtgaaaacctacagagggtttctctccaggaacagggtgagTGAAAACCTACTggcggtagctctccaggaacagggttggagtgaaaacctacagagggtttctctccaggaacagggttggagtaaaacCTACCTGGGGcggtagctctccagaacagggGGGGTGAAAACCTACAGAGGGTTtcatctccaggaacaggttggagtttaAAACCTACTGGGACAGTAGCTCtcgcaggaacagggttggagtaaaacTACGGACAGtagtctccaggaacagggttggagtgaaaacctacaggaaggggtctctctccaggaacagggttggagttgaaAAACCTACAGCAGGGTCTCTCTCCAgcacagggttggagtgaaaactacAGCAGGTCTCTCTCAGGAAGGGTTGgaggaaaacctacaggagggtctctctccaggaacagggttggagtaaaaaGCTActgacagtagctctccaggatacagggttggagtaaaacctacagcagggtctctctccaggaacaggttggaggaaaaacctacaggagggtctctctccaggaacaggttggagttaaaaacctatcgacagtagctctccaggaacagggttggagtgaaaacctacagcagggtctctctccaggaacagggttggagtgaaaacctacagcagggtctctctccaggaacagggtggagtgaaaacctacagcaggtctctctccaggaacagggttggagtgaaaacctacagcaggtatctctccaggaacagggttggagttaaaacctactggacgtagctctccaggaacagggttggagtgaaaacctacggagggtctctctccaggaacagggtggagttaaaacctactggACAGTCAGCTCTCCAGGAAACAgggtttggagtgaaaacctatcaAGCAGggttctctccaggaacaagggttggaatgaaaacctacaggaagggtctctctccaggaacaggttggggTGAACCTACGGACGTAGCTCTCAGAAAGGGTTGCAAGTGAAAACCTACCagcagggtctctctccaggaacaggtatggagtgaaaacctacagggagGGTCTCTCCCAGAACAGGGTGAGTGAAAACCTACTGGGcggtagctctccagaacagggttggagtgaaaacctacagcaggttctctctccaggaaacagggttggagtgaaaacctacagcagggtctctctccaggaacagggttgaagttAAAACCTActggacagtagctctccaggaacagggttggagtgaaaacctacagcagggtctctctccaggaacaggattggagttaaaacctactggagggtctctctccaggaacagggttggagtttaaaacctactggagggtctctctccaggaacagggttggagatgaAAACCTAACAGGAGGtctctctccagaacagggttggagttaaaacctaacTGGACAGTagttctctccaggaacaggtggagtgaaaacctacagcagggtctctctccaggaacagggttggagttcaaACCTACAAGCAGGGtcctctctccaggaacagggttggagtgaaaacctaagCAGGGtctctctcaggaacagggttgagagtgaaaaacctacAGAGGGtcctctctccaggaacagggttggagttaaaaacgTACTGACCGGTAATctcactccaggaacagggttggagtgaaaagcTACTGGAACGGTACTCTGccaaggaacagggttggagttaaaacctactggacggtatctctccaggaacagggttggaaagcaCTGCCCTATACagaacactacttttgaccagagctctatgagtgctggtcaaaagtagtgcactaaatagggaatagggtgtcatttggtacACAGCCTTGGAAATAACCAATAGAACTACAGCAAACGGACAACATAGTAGTTGAAGGGTACCTACATAAGGGATTTATTACACATTCATAAGCCATACATAATACTTAATAAATGCTTATGTACTGTTTATTCATGTGTGTTATGAAGTCCTTATGTACGTACCATTTAAATAAAGTGTTAACCAACCTATCATTAACTCTCTCTTGTTCTGATACACAGCCAATTGAACCCTTATTCTGCATAACTATGTAGATTACACATGACATCATCATGCACCTGTTTTGGTCTCCTACggacatatattttatttgactaGCTGTTATCATTAGCACATCTGTCGCTCACCAGGTTACAGTTGTTTGGTTTTTAAATTGATTGCAAAGTGAAGACAGTCCCTCATTAGAATGTCTTTCTACCTCCCACATTCGGATGTGCTTTRCTGTGTCCTGAAAACAAGCAACGCTTTGGCAACGAAAGACAAATTGATTCCTCCACATTACTACCAAATGCCAAGCCGAACTGCCACCCAGTAAACAGACTGGCAAATCTTTCAAACTCATATTTGACAGTATGTGTATTGTTCCCCTCTTAAATAATGATGTCTGCCAAACTGATCCAATTCATCTGCAGTCCTCCAACACTTGTGTTTATATATCCACGCCACGSGAAGTCCGAGAAACAAGGTTTCTAAAGGTTTGTATCTTTAGATTGGAAGCCGCTCAACACTTGTACTGTGTATCCCAAGAGRGAGGAAATCAGCTTCATACATAAACTGGATTTCACTAGAACGGTTTCTGTTATAGCCTCCCTTCTCRGTTTCAGGAGTCAGTGAAAACAGTGCAAAATTATGATCCAATGGAAAAAAGCTCCTACTCCCGGTAGTGGATATATCAGCATCCATGAGRATCTTTCTTTATAAGCTGCTTTTTAAAAACAGACAGAGGACCCTGATATGGGGCCATATTGAGATATGGGACCTTTACTGGCTCTCACTGGAAAGGCCCTGAGCCGAAACTGTTATCCCACTGAGAACACTGCTGCTCYAACTGGTCTAGCAGTCTGTCCACCGAGTCCTCCTTATTGTCCAGCTTCAGGTACCTGCGGGCACAGCCCAGGTCTAACCGGGGCCAGCTGCAGTGCCTCTGCTCCTCTACGGGGGTGAGCTCCAGGGGCTCCACACCGCCACACCCAACCATGTTCACACACACGTCTGAGCTGGGCTCACTCCGCACTCTCTGTGGGTCTGCCCCAGGTCCCCCGGGTCGCATGGCCCCTTCCTGTAGACGTATTACAGTCTGGGGCCCGTGAGGGCCGGGGTTAGTCCTGTAGCTCAGACTGTGGGAGCGCCTGGGCAGCGTGGCCGTGACCTCCGACCTCTCCCAGTCATCCCCTCCAAGAGTAGACATGGAGCTGGCTGACAACAGACAGTTGTTGAGCTTAAAGAGGTGAGCGGGCTGGGGGTCCGGGCTGAAGCCCCSTACCCTtggcccaccaccaccaccggccCTCCCCGTGTTGAAGCCCATCTTGCTGGAGTTGCATGAGTTGGAgtgggaggagtggagggaagggGTGGAGGCTGAGTCCTGGTGGTGTAGAGCCTCCGTCTGTACGGTGGCCTGCTGGTACATACGGTCAGTTACCCTCTCCTCCGCTCTGCTGTCTCTGGTCGTCTGCAGCAGGGGCTCTGAGCTGGCTAGCTGCTGCAGATAGAGGATGTTAAGGTGGGTGGCAGGCAGACTGCTCACCCACTGGTAGTGTCTGGCCATGGAGTTGGCTGCTGCCATGTCTGAGAGGTCGGCYGAGGGCAYGGCCGCCGACACCGAACAGATGACGCTCCgcatctgggccagcagcatCTGGGTCTCYCTGTCGCGGTTCTCGTACAGCACCGTGTTGGCACAGATGAGGATRAACAGCCCCACGCCCATGATGACTGGTCCCAGGA from the Salvelinus sp. IW2-2015 unplaced genomic scaffold, ASM291031v2 Un_scaffold2126, whole genome shotgun sequence genome contains:
- the LOC139025004 gene encoding transmembrane protein 200A-like, with the protein product MKLLGPVIMGVGLFILICANTVLYENRDRETQMLLAQMRSVICSVSAAXPSADLSDMAAANSMARHYQWVSSLPATHLNILYLQQLASSEPLLQTTRDSRAEERVTDRMYQQATVQTEALHHQDSASTPSLHSSHSNSCNSSKMGFNTGRAGGGGGPRVXGFSPDPQPAHLFKLNNCLLSASSMSTLGGDDWERSEVTATLPRRSHSLSYRTNPGPHGPQTVIRLQEGAMRPGGPGADPQRVRSEPSSDVCVNMVGCGGVEPLELTPVEEQRHCSWPRLDLGCARRYLKLDNKEDSVDRLLDQLEQQCSQWDNSFGSGPFQ